The following coding sequences lie in one Biomphalaria glabrata chromosome 18, xgBioGlab47.1, whole genome shotgun sequence genomic window:
- the LOC106068178 gene encoding uncharacterized protein LOC106068178, producing the protein MQTWNHFVAMVTMAYFVAADFDYNFCNTRMGMIDPDGNNEPPPVFYDDFYVFIEKKNMGNSEVTNIREYYSQHSGQAYVSFDRDKSLIQVWVDIKYNEVMAVPIDSTKCTDVPFAGSDEYMLFGANTDANGVTTLSDPSIALHWGGPNRKNISYKGEDNSRGIKTQKWWTCEYAPYVDATTFTEWQIVDPSQFKLPVVDYRQLPPRPILPISAFVIGLDKSHPDNVVNFTYRYDFAHFGRIQPDDRQFRIPPNMMCANKPNSQKPLPTIPDHFKFRGEMLTILGYGTQQPDSPQLVYSNEEYRHELGLYIQDVISQPKVLNGINNKSFVRLVDDFNTGLTYSLDLESGYCEVSVISDGTVDAIQMGNGLVKMRDSSQFFDLDPNAYQYMGLQELRGITCDAWTAYFGTNQSIHQQNAYYTWYFANPDWMKQNSYLEPFTMPVALVLTQDQSYTQFNIYEFTTMLNRDTPDLSPCYDVNSVINVQVFFRARFAEYYVPAEAGFKQSFLTSLVRVTSLNSTLRVADLDVQPTDDDNIVVRFKLLDKPAFKGDVAKMPVMAPNAQVFQEIVNAINSGKFYINVGETGNAIVYAIPNTVARISSPPSRRTFTPSTSSTSSSGYSSGAMAGVGVGTLVFGLFLGILTIFLVKKLYLSNKNSDMSMKTLSSDQEPSKF; encoded by the exons AACCTCCGCCCGTGTTTTATGACGACTTCtatgtatttattgaaaaaaagaatatgGGAAATTCCGAGGTGACAAATATACGGGAATATTATTCACAG CATAGTGGACAAGCATATGTGAGCTTTGACAGAGATAAAAGTCTCATTCAAGTCTGGGTTGACATCAAGTATAATGAAGTCATGGCGGTACCTATAGACTCAA CGAAGTGCACGGACGTTCCGTTTGCAGGTTCAGACGAGTACATGCTTTTTGGCGCCAATACTGATGCCAATGGTGTGACAACACTCAGCGATCCGTCAA TTGCTCTCCATTGGGGAGGACCAAACAGAAAGAACATATCCTATAAAGGGGAAGACAACTCGAGAG GTATCAAAACCCAGAAATGGTGGACCTGTGAATACGCTCCATACGTTGATGCCACAACATTCACAGAGTGGCAGATAGTCG ATCCAAGTCAGTTCAAACTTCCGGTTGTCGACTATCGTCAGCTGCCTCCAAGGCCAATTCTGCCAATTTCCGCTTTTGTCATTGGCCTGGATAAGTCACATCCGGACAATGTGGTCAATTTTACATATAG ATATGATTTTGCTCATTTTGGAAGAATACAGCCCGACGATCGTCAATTTAGG ATACCACCCAACATGATGTGTGCCAACAAACCCAACTCACAAAAACCACTTCCGACCATACCAGATCATTTTAAATTTCGAGGTGAAATGCTGACCATCCTTGGTTACGGAACACAACAACCAGACAGCCCACAGCTGGTTTATTCGAAT GAAGAATACAGACACGAACTGGGACTCTACATACAGGATGTGATATCTCAACCCAAAGTATTGAACGGTATTAACAACAAATCCTTTGTCCGATTGGTGGATGACTTTAACACAG GATTGACTTATTCGCTTGATCTGGAGTCAGGCTACTGTGAAGTCAGTGTCATAAGTGACGGCACTGTTGACGCCATCCAAATGGGCAACGGTTTGGTCAAAATGAGAGACTCGTCTCAGTTCTTTGACTTGGACCCCAATGCTTATCAATATATGGGCCTG CAAGAACTAAGGGGTATAACCTGTGATGCGTGGACAGCGTATTTTGGAACGAACCAGTCCATTCACCAGCAGAATGCATATTACACTTGGTACTTTGCCAAT CCTGACTGGATGAAACAAAACAGTTATCTGGAGCCTTTTACCATGCCTGTAGCTCTGGTGCTCACACAAGATCAG TCGTACACGCAGTTTAACATTTACGAGTTCACCACAATGCTCAACAGAGATACTCCAGACTTGTCTCCCTGCTATGACGTCAACAGTGTTATCAACGTACAGGTTTTCTTTCGAG CTCGGTTCGCTGAATACTACGTGCCTGCTGAAGCTGGGTTCAAACAAAGTTTCTTAACCAGTTTAGTTCGAGTGACAAGTCTGAATTCAACATTGCGTGTAGCAGATTTAGAC GTACAGCCGACAGACGATGATAATATTGTGGTCAGATTCAAGCTGCTGGACAAACCGGCCTTTAAAGGGGACGTGGCCAAGATGCCCGTCATGGCGCCAAATGCGCAGGTTTTCCAGGAAATTGTCAACGCCATCAATTCTGGGAAATTTTACATCAATGTCGGAGAAACG GGTAACGCCATAGTGTACGCCATCCCAAATACAGTGGCGAGGATCAGTAGCCCCCCAAGCAGGAGAACGTTTACGCCTTCCACTTCGTCCACTTCCTCCAGCGGCTACTCCTCTG GAGCGATGGCCGGAGTGGGAGTCGGCACGCTGGTTTTCGGACTTTTCCTTGGAATACTCACCATCTTCTTGGTGAAAAAATTGTATCTCAGCAACAAGAATTCTGacatgtcaatgaaaacattatcATCAGACCAAGAGCCGTCTAAATTttga